gattcccagtgggggcagatttttctgtttggtgtggttggtggtagggcttgttctaagtccgcctggctagctatcaccttcttacctaagtctgtcgccatacaACAatgttagaggtaagataagagccagttcctctgtggttgaggattccgggtgaagctcgcttccaccttcagcctgatcatcacttactatcaggtgagatacaggccaagagcttcgttgtggattaaaaaaaaagtatggcCTGAGCGGGCGCACGACTAccactactggaccgatttgaaaaattagaatcctacattatttctaatgAATATAGGCTGTTCGCTGAgtcagctagttatttataCACTCGTGTTGCAGGGTCAAACGATAGCGTGCGCGGCGCACGCGTGCGACATCCTGGTGGACGACGCGACGGTCATGCGCCTGGTGCGCGAGCCGCGCGTCAAGCTCAAGTACCAGCACATCATCACCAACAGCTTCGtagaggtaaataaataaataaatatccttggacatttacactgcgcttctagtcccaaactaagcaaagcttgtactatgggtactagacaacggatataaacatacttaaatacttttttttttgtaaatacatacttattatacatagaaaacgcccagtccaatacaaacaaatatgttcatgcacacaaatgtttgtactgtgcgggaatcgaacccgctacctccggaatagtagtccgtttcgaaccactacaccaaacggccgaaatACATACGTCTATTGCAGCGTCAAAtcgttcgtgacacccaaagtggagCGGCAACCGAAGTGTTTCTGTCACATCAAACGTCAGCGACACTTTAGATgtgtttcttcttcttttcttctCTATGGTTATTATGTTTCCATGTTTGCCAATGTCACGTGAGCATAGCACTTAGTGTGAGTTACATATAGTCAAGCTTTGCACACCCATCCTGTGCCACTCTGATACATCAGGTACTGACTCAATTATGTGCTAGATCTTCTTACCTTTTCTTTTTAGCACTTCAGTTTCAAGAAAAATTGTAACTGCATTATTTGTGACATGCGAAAAAACTGGAATGACGAAATCATCCATTTACTTTTGGTAAATTCCTGTCCGGTAGTGcccctgcagtggagactgatgcccgttttcaccatcaatccctaaattttaagtgacccctatctaatcaaaattcctgttaagtgttaccataggagtcactataaaattagggattgattgtgAAAGAAAACGGACATTATTGCCCTAATAATGGAGATAAATAATatgtacagggtgttaggtaaatgggtatatgagccgacactagcccatgttaacatggtcatataaatggtatggtgaagtcagaaatataatatcataattttaatttttttaattttcatacaatataaattttatttttatttattatttatttatttattattcattattgagcaattacatatttgatccaaatagcgtcctaaatcctctttaggtttgtctagacactattgttctctatacaaataaaaacaaacgttttagtataagcattcacaacactttcagatatacaaaacattattttagcgaGTGCGCACTACGATGACGAAAGACTCGACGTTCGATCGCGATCGCAGACCGGTTGGGTACGCATTGTCGTTGTGTGCGTAGATAGTACACAAAGCCCCGTCCAGTCGTCCGCCACACGCATCTGCGCTTGCGCCCGCCTTTATAGGATGTTCCAATTTGGTACACgctataaaatccgatttgtatgaaaattaaaataattaaaatgaagatatcagttttctgacttcaccataccatttatatgcccatgttaacatgggctagtgtcggctcatatacccatttacctaacaccctgtatatcgttTCACAGTGCAACCGACTGCTGCGGTGGTGTCCCTCGCCGGACTGCAGTAACGCGATCAAGGTCGCGTACGTGGAGGCGGCGCCGGTCACCTGCCGCTGCGGCCACACCTTCTGCTTCGCGTGCGGCGAGAACTGGCACGACCCCGTGCGCTGCTGCCTGCTCAGGAAGTGGATCAAGGTATgtcttattattatgttacataGAGTCGACAATAGCCTGACGGCTTACCGACTTGAGATCAGAGGATTGCTGGTTCGAAACCGGTCGTTCCTGGACTTTTAGTGAACTCACTCGTAATACCTTCTGCGTCGCGTTCGGTGAGAACTGGCACGACCCCGTGCGCTGCTGCCTGCTCAGGAAGTGGATCAAGGTATATCGTATTATTAcaataaactagctgtgccctgCGATGTTACCCGAGGTGAAACATAACCTATgcgttaatccagggtgtcagttaactccataccaaattttataaaaatcgctccagccgtttagacgtgaagaagtaacaaacatacacactcacaaactttcgcctttataatattaagatgATAGAGGCGACAATAGCCCAACGTTATCGGTGTTAGACTGACCGACTTGAGATAAGAAGAGTGCTGGTTCGAACCCGGTGGCAGCTGGACTTTTAGTGAATTTACTCGTAACACCTGCTTCGCGTGCGGCGAGAACTGGCACGACCCCGTGCGCTGCTGCCTGCTCAAGAAGTGGATCAAGGTGTGTCTTATTATTATGGTACATAGAGATCAGGCCATCAAAGCCGCCAAGGAGCAAAAGAAATCTACCAAGGCCGCCAAGAAAGCAGCAGCACCTCCTCAAAAGAGCAAAACCGCACCTAAAGCTAAGGCTGCCAAAGTCAGTCAGAAGTCTGCACCAAGAGTAGGAGGAAAGCGATaagattcaaataaaaaaatagagtcGACAATAGCCTAACGGTGTCGGCGTTGGAATGAGAGACTTGAGATATGAGGATTATTGGTTCGAACCCGGTCACTGCTGGATTTTTGGTGAACCCACGTAACACCATAGAAGCGAAAATAGCTTAATGGTGTCGGTGTTAGACTGACCGACTTGAGATAAGAAGAGTGCTGGTTCGAACCCGGTGGCAGCTGGACTTTAGTGAATTTACTCGTAACACCTTCTTCGCGTACGGCGAGAACAGGCACGACCCCGTGCGCTGCTGTCTGCTCAAGAAGTGGATCAAGGTATGTCGTATCATTATTTTACATAGAGTCGACAATAGCTCAACAGTGTCGGCGTTGGACTTGAGATATGAAGTGCTGGTTCGAACCCGGTCGTTGCTGGACTTAtagtgaacccactcgtaacacctTCTGCTTCGCGTGCAGCGAGACTGTCACGACCCCGTACGGCGCTGCCTGCTCAAGAAGTGGATCAAGGTTGTTCGTATTACTATATTCAATAGAGGCGACAATAGCCTAACGGTGTCGGTCTTGGACTAAACGACTGAAGATGTGAGGATTGCTGGTACAAACACTACCAGCTGGTACTGGGCTAAACCGGTCGCCGATGGACTTTTGGTGAAcgcaacgggactattcccacctctcgttcccaccgctgcaactcctgtgtagccaggatctacaacttgaccgccaataaaaacctatcTTACCATTCTTATTTATACACAAATTAGAAGTTGTTTTTTAGACAAAAACTattaattctattttatttCCTAGGTTGCTTCATGCACAGATTAACACTTTAAATCTTATGCCGTTGCAACAGATTCCatattgctacaaaaatgtggCGAATTTACattgtttaaaattacaaattcatattttttacagaaatgcGACGACGACTCAGAGACGTCCAACTGGATAGCGGCGAACACAAAGGAGTGCCCGAAATGCAACGTGACCATAGAGAAGGACGGCGGCTGCAACCACATGGTGTGCAAGAACCAGAACTGCAAGGCCGACTTCTGCTGGGTCTGCCTCGGGCCCTGGGAGCCGCACGGCAGCAGCTGGTATAACTGCAACAGGTGTGTGAATCTTCCTCCCTCTGCAGTGTAATACCATAGACAACGACGGCGGCAatcactaaagcccggtctctgagcacgtagaattttgtccaatgaccccaagctacccatccttatcgctcgcgcgtaattatgtcgctgtcgcactcgcacactcactgcgggcgcccgtcgcacagtcgcgacagcaatataattacgcgcgagcgatatggatgggtagcttggggtcattggacaaaattctacgtgttcagagaccagactatagatatGATAACAACCACATGGCGTGCAAGAATCAGAACTGCCTCAAGTCTTAGGAGCCGCACGGCAGCTGCTGGTATAACTGCAACAGGTGTGTGAATCTTCCTTCCCCTGCAGTGTAATGCCATAGACAAGGACGGCGGCAATCACTTGATATGATGGCATGATAACCACTTAGTGTGCAAGAATCGTAACTGCAAGGAACTGCCTCAAGTCTTGGGAACCGCACGGTAGCAGCTGGTATAACTGCAACAGGTATGTGAATCTTCCTCCCTCTGCAGTGTAATACCATAGACAAGGACGGCAGAAATCACGACGACATTATGACGACATGACGACAACCACATAGCGTGCAAGGACCAGAACTGCAAGGCCGACTTCTGCTGGGTCTGCCTCGGGCCCTGGGAGCCGCACGGCAGCAGCTGGTATAACTGCAACAGGTATGTGAATCCTCAGCACTTTTTCAACTGTCACCATTATTGTTTTTTGAGCCCATGTCCAGAGTGCTCAGTGGGAAAGAATGCCAGTGGGTCTAGCTagaccatagagatatagagagatgccaactaatgtgctgagttcgaaactcagtgtcgcattagaaattgatacacacaaagtaatcaaaatatgtgctcattatccactgtggtcagtactcaacgttcgaataatctttagtactatgcaaacaatgtaaactgtttacattatgacgtttgcagcaatgtgttctgtttttgggcatattgctgcgaccggccccgcccccttgtcacatctccctttagtttttgTGATCCGTGGTCTAACAAAGTGCAtatttaatcgcaaaccagttgaaaaatggtcgaaagccttttttttatggagttatgacggattcgattttcgattcgatcaataCCTGCAACTTGTCAAGGGGGGCTGGTTTCAACTTCGCTCCGAAAACTGATCGCAAAATATTACTTTATCTTAGTactagtaccaggcctgttcatctccgcgagtttacatcgaaaacaaaacacgcatgatggcccacctacaggatactattcgacaaggcctcacatacgagcgaacattgactcacgcacgcgtattcttgtgtatgatggaagaaaataaagaaactggtgtactaaatactgtgcagtattttactgcctaaataataataaaatcacagaatgtacttttttaagttgcctcaagacactgagaggtaaataagtagttaatattattgaggataattcatgctaaatcatgtatttcgtccgccattttccgcagtttggcacctgacgtcacatcattttaccgaagtcagccttatagcttcggcgcagtgccgatcactgacgtttgtcaacaaaatggtgattgactcttgagacagactaaattacaccatattgttaatgacattgagcatacatttttttaaataccttcgcgaagtaaaacttctgtacgtagtacttattattattctgtgctagtaCTGATATTTTTCTCTCACCGGTGGTATAGATACGACGAGGACGAAGCGAAAGCGGCCCGCGACGCGCAGGAGCGCTCGCGTGCAGCGCTGCAGCGCTACCTGTTCTACTGCAACCGGTACATGAACCACATGCAGTCGCTGCGCTTCGAGTCCAAGCTCTACGCGTCGGTTAAGGAGAAGATGGAGGAGATGCAACAGCACAACATGAGCTGGATTGAGGTAGATAGGATTTTTCAAGCCTGGTTCATTATAATGCGTACGGCAAAGAATATGGattaagccatgtattcattaggcaattttagttgataaacactgtttataaactgttcataaacaatgtttcatcatctctgtaaacGGTTTATAAACAGTCAATAAACaaggtgatgaaacattgtttatgatacatgttgccgtgcttcccgctatgagtggagagcaagtgtggacgtccaagtttcagaaacctgtgtttatggtaaacttgtttcacactagtcataaacagtttatcaacaaatgttgcctaatgaatacatggcttttgTCGTATGTAAAAGTGACGTATGGAGAAAAAAGTTAGTAGAGCAGTAAAATAGATCTTTCTTTCTTGTTCCaagtaaatgaactaaagtctcTTAATAAGATAATGTACCTACTGGAGTGTTAAGTAGCTTTTTTTCTATCGTTTTAGGATTCATACTTCATACTAAAGCCAGAGTCacattttgtaaaaatgttGTCAGGCCTATTGCGGTACAAAAAGATGTCTCAAATCGTAATTTAAACTTAATCCCTTTTACTGCTAAAGAAATGCCTCCTCCACGGATTTCCAAAAAGACTGACCCTGCGCTGTCCTCATCCAAGTGCTACTAGCGGGAAGCTAGTAGCACTTGGAGCAGTTGCAACGGCCATCagtgggcgtagtgtgagtttacgtcaaacgcattcgatgtcgactgtaTAAAAAAGtctcattaaatgtatgacggtttatacagcgcccctagcggaatctttcaagaactaaaattttcatattttttaacgcgctcgctagtgacgacgtttgatgtaaactcacactaagccctcagttctacgagctatggTCCTATCCTATAAGAAAGAACGGCAATGCTATCGTCTGTGTCAagtattttaagtaatttacaTCTCATAAAATAACAACCCCAGGTGCAATTCCTGAAGAAAGCCGTGGACATCCTCTGCCAGTGCCGGCAGACGCTGATGTACACTTACGTGTTTGCGTACTACCTGCGCAAGAACAACCAGTCGGTCATCTTTGAGGACAACCAGCGCGACCTCGAGTCCGCCACCGAGACTCTCTCCGAGTACCTCGAGCGGGACATCACTAGCGAGAACCTGGCCGATATCAAGCAGAAGGTGCAGGACAAGTACAGGTCAGTCACACTTCGGAGGATCTTTTGATATTTGTTTCAGCATAAtgccgtccactgctagacaacaAAGGCATCGCCCCATAGATTTCCACATTGACCAGTCCTGTGTTACCCTCATCTAGGTGCACTGAGTGCGAGGCCTGCCGTATACACATTTTTCATGGTCACAgttcatggtcgccactcaagaacttttcacCAGCCGGGTCTTCAAAatcaagtttaaaatcttaccgACGATTTTAGACGACGAATGTATCGTGCAAAATCGATATAATGCCTCGATAtatagggtggaaacgataagtgaagatggaaacattgaattttcagatagatctagtttattctgtaacctatgaTTGATATCGTGAAGAGCTCGTGaaacactttcaggatcagtatcAGTTTtccgatatcttgtatagtttagaaataatcaaatGAGATCGCTTATCGTTTCCGATTGTGTATTTCGATCGTGTAATCCGTTATCGTGTATTTTATCGGGCGCGCATTCTAGGCTTAACGGCCATCAGTTGgtaattctgcgggctatatcACTTACTTtagttctcctacggatctccccAATTAAATCTTCTGAGAATACCGAAGATCGAATCTGAAatctatatatacagggtgtcccgtaatgtaacgtcaagccggaactgggtgttgaggcaagttatgctggttatcagaaaaatataaaaaaaaatctatgtggcatattttcaaaataatgggcatttaaaaaaaatcaaaaatttctactccaggtgacggtctttttactcgtgttgccacaaatcttcactttttccaaatttttttttttgtaatgtaaccctgaataatgcttctctaaattgttatcaaaattacaaaaccagctgctccagcttggataaaaaaataaattattcccaaaaaaaatttcaaaataaaaattttgtctcgtttaaactgactgtactgaaacaaaaaagtactacgcaagtgtggcatgtgacgtcataatttggcgcatttagtaaggattccaaaatggtataacacttggtaaatttttgctgtaattgtcgtcaatttttggttttttggaaataatcccgtttttaactttatctaccttggttaaaaattattattctaatgtgcccaaaattcaagtttctgtgactgactaccgtacagtcagtcacagaaacttttgtcaccatgacagttattagtagttgacatactgtgacaaaagtcacccgtgcgcgcgcgcctttactacctgctctgcctgcacttgtacttggtaacagggataataaggatatgaagtttcggttatggatacggttacggatattagaataatattataccggtttcggttacggtcacggatataaaatcatttcagattatccgaaagtttcggataatttcggttacggaattattagaatttaaaaaatgtaggtataattcaaatagcaagatgctgcgtgacccacatagctactttatgtactatcggggactcggacgccttgacaccttaagggcctaaattgtttgcacacacacgctcgattatgctacgccccgttcattcatgtttcgggtctaagcagcgtcggcgcaccactgtagatgtttaCCCTTGCAAACtaagctctatgtaaagcgtttaggaatgagtattgcttattatccgcatccgtagcgctcgtttggcaacgtcgcattttagtcaatttgaaacccaataaagaatcgttacaaaatattatatggggcTTCGTTGCCattgaactagcgattgcccgctcgggtcacaaaattggtatcgcacattccgaggtaactgtgcaatttcctgagaaaaaagtagccctttctataattattgttgatattaagattaagagtgtaaatctcgtgatattagtttagctagttaaggcgagaaatacaaaatcatacagttagttactttcgaattttacttatttaatgggtatttaatttattcggaactcataatttataaacaatatttgttactgaattaattagtaaagagttaaggaatacttgtggcttaaaaacaattattgtaagataacttcataataactttcttaaatccttgaatgtaaataaaaacctataataggtttttatttgtttttaatacattagcaacttttgttttccgttttaaagaaacacttatctaagttattacaatttaatacaaatattgcactaggtagcaatactagcaatgatccaggtaattggttatcgtaaatattataatattaagttagttttatttcaaatacaatttttattgcacattaagtgtctttacacaatgtcttaaatcaataacaattaaacttcaaactaaataatacttaaacagttaacaatgtttattgtagataagtttgtaagtaaatataagaattaagaattattttgagaggcatggttcagtaatcgcgcggaggtcaataaaaaggcaatcaaacagtccaattaatagcacgggtcaacacaaaacaaaatcaatcggttattgatcacaaaacttcacaaaaaaacaaaggcgagaatatgtcgacagttcgccaaaggaaaaagcagacagacctcgtataaaaacacaatattaaaaaaatacttatctatttgtttgtaaacaaattctattattaaaattctaaggctgagttgcaccatcttactttaactttgataaacgtcaaaaatctgtcaaactccatacaaaaagcaccggttactgttatagttacggtcaaagttaggtggtgcaactcagcctaaaactaagaaagattgaagaaaaagaaacatttcgttttaaacctttaccgtatgacaataaagtgcacaatggtatttcgtattgcaacctaagccctgattgtctcttattggtcgtagtaaaaatatagtaaaatgcgtaaccaattagagacggggtgagcacgtgaccggagcgatgcgcttacgctaaaattt
The Ostrinia nubilalis chromosome 16, ilOstNubi1.1, whole genome shotgun sequence DNA segment above includes these coding regions:
- the LOC135079289 gene encoding E3 ubiquitin-protein ligase ariadne-1, giving the protein MDSEDDTKDDVDSGNESSGDDVDFAMDVETHSTRERQTELEEYPYEVLSTEEIVQHMVDCIKEVNTVVEIPTTTTRILLNHFKWDKEKLMERFYDGDQDQLFSEARVINPFRKPVIQRPKLLLLQLPRRISTSGTEECEICFSVLPTSMMTGLECGHRFCTQCWCEYLTTKIMEEGLGQTIACAAHACDILVDDATVMRLVREPRVKLKYQHIITNSFVECNRLLRWCPSPDCSNAIKVAYVEAAPVTCRCGHTFCFACGENWHDPVRCCLLRKWIKKCDDDSETSNWIAANTKECPKCNVTIEKDGGCNHMVCKNQNCKADFCWVCLGPWEPHGSSWYNCNRYDEDEAKAARDAQERSRAALQRYLFYCNRYMNHMQSLRFESKLYASVKEKMEEMQQHNMSWIEVQFLKKAVDILCQCRQTLMYTYVFAYYLRKNNQSVIFEDNQRDLESATETLSEYLERDITSENLADIKQKVQDKYRYCDSRRKVLLEHVHEGYEKDCWDYTE